DNA sequence from the Rubrivirga sp. SAORIC476 genome:
CATCCCATCCGACGACGCCGACGACCTGATGGCGCGCGGCATCGTGGACCACGTCTTCACGCCGGGCGCCTCGCTGGCGTCCATCGCCGAGGCCCTGGCGGCCTCCGTCGCCGAGCGCCGGGGCGACTGACGTGTTCCCGCCCCGCATCCTGATCACGGGCGCCAACGGGCTCGTGGGGCAGGCGCTCACGCGCGCTGCCGCCCGCCTGCCCGGCGCCGACGTGCTGGCGACCTCGCTGAGCACGGCGGTCGTCCGCACGCGCGGCGGCACGGCCCGCCTCGACGTGCTCGACGGCGACGCGGTGGAGCGAATGATCCAGGACTTCGCGCCCGACGTGGTGCTCCACGCCGCCGGGCTGGCGCAGGTGGAAGCCTGCGAGGCCGACCGGGAGGCCTGCTGGGCCCTCAACGTGGACGCCGTCGCGACGATGGCGGCGGCCTGCCAGCGCCACGGCGCGCGCCTCGTGCTGCCGTCGACCGACTTCGTGTTCGACGGCACCGCCGGGCCCTACGCGGAGACCGCACGCCCGGCGCCGCTCAACGCGTACGGACGCTCGAAGCTGGCCGCCGAGAACGCCCTCAAGGCGTCGCGGCTGACCGACTGGGCCGTCGCGCGGACGACGCTCGTGTTCGGCGCCCCTGCGGGCGTCGTGCCGCGGCTCGACCTCGTCCGCTGGCTGATCCGCGAGTTGCGCGCCGGGCGCCCCGTCCGCGTCGCCGCCGACCAGCTCCGCACCCCGACCTACGACGACGACCTCGCCGACGGCATCCTGCGGATCGTGCGCTTCCGGCGCTCGGGCGTGTTCCACCTCTCGGGCCGCGAGAGCCTGTCCATCCTCGGCGTGGCCCACCGCGTCGCCGAGGCGTTCGACCTCGACGCCGGGCTGATCGCGCCCGCGACGACCGCCGCGTTGCATCCGGGCGCGCCGCGTCCGCTCCAGGGCGGCCTGCTGATCCTTCGCGCGGAGAGCGAGTTGGGCTTCCGTCCCCGCTCACTGGACGCCGCGCTCGACGCCGTCCGCGACCGGCTCGGGCTGGACGCTCCCGCCTGACCTACTACTGGTCGGCCGGGACGAAGAAGACCTGGGCGTCCACGCTGTCCGGGAGAACGACCAAGAAGGCGCCCTCGCGCCGCAGCACGGACGTCCCGCTGAGGTAACGCTCCAGCTCGACCGTACCGACCGGGCAGCCCCGCCGCGTGCACGCCAGCGCGTCGGTGACCGTGAGCACGCTGTCGCGGACCGTGTAGCGACCCGAGCACTGGTTGCAGGAGGCGATCGCGAGCGAGCCCTCCGGCCCGAACGAAACCTGCTGGCCCGACCCGCGCACCACCGCGGCATCCGTCGGGACGATCCGTTCGAGCGACCAGGTGGTGCCCGGCAGGTCAGAGGCCGCGCCGACGGCCGGGGCAGGCTGGCACGCCGCGAGGAGCAGAACGGGGACGAGAGCGAGGAGGACGCGCACGGGAGGCTCGGGGGGAGACGCCGAAAGGTACTGGAGAGCCGGACCTGGATCCCAGCGTCCGTCCCCCGGGCGGAGAGCCTGCGAAGGCGCCCGCCTCGGGGCCGCCGCCGACCGAGCCGGGCTAGCTTTGCGCACCGCTTCTCCCCGACCGTGATGATCGACCTCGACCTCCTCCGCGACGACCCC
Encoded proteins:
- a CDS encoding SDR family oxidoreductase, encoding MFPPRILITGANGLVGQALTRAAARLPGADVLATSLSTAVVRTRGGTARLDVLDGDAVERMIQDFAPDVVLHAAGLAQVEACEADREACWALNVDAVATMAAACQRHGARLVLPSTDFVFDGTAGPYAETARPAPLNAYGRSKLAAENALKASRLTDWAVARTTLVFGAPAGVVPRLDLVRWLIRELRAGRPVRVAADQLRTPTYDDDLADGILRIVRFRRSGVFHLSGRESLSILGVAHRVAEAFDLDAGLIAPATTAALHPGAPRPLQGGLLILRAESELGFRPRSLDAALDAVRDRLGLDAPA
- a CDS encoding META domain-containing protein, with protein sequence MRVLLALVPVLLLAACQPAPAVGAASDLPGTTWSLERIVPTDAAVVRGSGQQVSFGPEGSLAIASCNQCSGRYTVRDSVLTVTDALACTRRGCPVGTVELERYLSGTSVLRREGAFLVVLPDSVDAQVFFVPADQ